The DNA window GGTGCAGGGCGCTGTCCCGGGGGGCCACCCGGACCGTCATGGGAGTCCCGGCGTGCGCCACCACGTTGTTGACCATCTCGGTGACCGCGATGGAGGCCGGCTCGGCCAACTCCGGCACGCCCCACCGGGCGCAGCCCTCGGTGACCAGGGCCCGGGCCTCCCGGGCCGCCGCCACCACCGGGGGCAGGTCGGCGGCGAGCACCGCGGCCTGCGGCGCGTCGCCCAGCGCGGCCTGCGCCGCGTCGAGGGACCGGTGGACCGGCGCGCCACCCTCCGGCTGGCCGGTTGGATCACACACCAGCAGGTCGGCGGCCGGCCAGTCGACGGCGACGCGGTGCACCTCGTCGAGAAGCCCCCGGGCCGCCGGATCGGCGATCCGCACTCCGGACAGGTCGACGATCGCCGCGCCCGGTCGCTGCCAGAGCCGGGCGAGCAGCGCGTCCCGGACGGCGTCGAGCCCGGCCCGGTCCAGCACGCCGGTCAGCCGGACGACCGCCGAGGACTCGTCGGTCTCGACCAGGCAGCGCACGTCCGTCGGCATGATCGTCCCATTGTGCATGGCCGCCCCCCGTCGCGCATCAGTCCGGTCGGCGGGACTCATCAGCGTTCCGTCCGGGGACGCCGACTCATCGCCGCCATGGTGCCGACAGCGGTGCCGGCAGCCGCCAGCCCGAAGGCCGCCGTGAGCCGGATCAGCTGCGCCCGCCGGCCCTGCCAACCATCGGTCCGCTCGGCCGCCGCGTCGGCGTGGAACACGTTGCCGGTGGCGTCCAGGCGTACCCCCGGGCCGAACTGGGTGCGCGCCGTGTACCAGCCGAGCGCCCGCTCGGCCAGCGCCGGGGCGAGCCGCCACTGGAGGCCCATGAGCCGGGCCGCGCCCCCGGCGTACGCCTCGCGGCGCGGCCGGCGCAGCAGCCGGACGATCGTCTCGGCCACCAGGTCCGGCGGGTACACCGGTGGCGGCGGGGTCAGCTCCCGCCCGGTGTGGTTGGCGGCGTGCCGGAAGAACGGGGTGTCGATGCTGGCCGGCAGCACCGTGCAGAGCGAGATGTGGCCGCGGCCGGTGACCCGCAGCTCCTGCCGGACCGTGTCGGCCAGCCCCCGGATGGCGTGCTTCGTGGCGTTGTACGCCGACTGGTACGGCATGGCCACCTCCGCCAGCACCGAGGCGTTGTTGACCAGCACCCCGCCGCCCGCCGCGTCGAGCCAGGGCAGCGCGGCCCTGGTCCCGTGGACGGTGCCGAGCAGGTTCACCTCGACCACCCGGCGGAACTCGCTCACCGGGATCTCGTCGAAGAGCCCCACCGTGCCCACCGCCGCGTTGTTGACCCAGGCGTCGATCCGCCCGAACTCGCCGGCCGCCCGCGCCGCGAGCCGCTCCACCGCCTCCGGATCGGTCACGTCGGTCGGCACCACCAGCGCCCGCCCGCCCAGCTCCCGGCAGCGGTCGGCGACCCGGCGCAGCGCCTCCTCGGTCCGGGCGGCCAGCACCACGTCGGCGCCCCGCCGGGCCAGCGCGTACGCAGTGGCCGCGCCGATCCCGCTGGAGGCGCCGGTGATCACGACGGTGGCGTCGTCGAGGCTGCGGGTGAGAGGCATTCTTCGCCGGTACCCCCGGTCCGGCCCGGTCATGCCGCCGGAGTCGCCCGGATCACGGTTGCCGGCCGCCCGGCCGGGGCAGATTGTCACCAACCCGACCGGGCCGGACGCTGTCCCACCCGTGGAACGGTCCGCCGGTCCGCACCCGATCTGCCAGGTTTCGGCGCACCGGGGCCGGGTTAATGGGACCCTCTGACCGGAGGACCCACCGCTCGCGAAAACGCATGGAGGTGCACCATGCGCGTCGGCCTTGTGTGCGCGCACGCCGGCCCGTCCGTCGACGGTCCCACCGTCGGGACCCACCAGCACATCGCGCGGGTGGCGGCCGAACTCGCCGCGCGGGGCCACGACGTCCGGGTGTACGAGCGCCGCGACGCGCAGGGCCAGGAGTCCGTGGACGTGGACGGTTACCACCTGGAGCGGGTCCCCGTCGGCCCGCCCGCCCCGTTGCCCACCGCCGAACTGGTCCCGTACGTCACCGAGTTCGGCCGCTGGCTGGCACAGCGGTGGTCCGACGACTGGGCGCCCGAGGTGGTGCACGGGCACTACTGGGTCGGCGGTCTGGCCGCCGCCCACGCCGTCCGGGAGACCGACATCCCGGTGGTGCAGACCTTCCACTCCCTCGGCGTCGAGCAGCTGCGCCACCTCGGCGGCCGGTACGACGGGCCGGGGGAGCGGATCCCGCTGGAACGGGCGCTGACCCGGGCCGTCGACATCGCCGTGGCCCAGTGCAACGACGAGGTCGACGAGCTGACCCGGATGGGACTGCAGCGCACCTCGGTGGCCATGGTGCCGACCGGGGTCGACACCGCGCAGTTCCACCCGGACGGCGAGGCGGCCCCCCGCGACCAGCGGGCCCGCATCCTCTCCGTCGGCGGGCTCGCGGCCGGCCACGGCCAGGAGGACCTGATCCGGGCCATGCGGCTGGTCGGCGACGCCGAGCTGGTGATCGCCGGCGGCCCGCCGGCCGAGCAGCTCGCCGACCACGCCGAGGCGCGCCGGCTGCGCGAGCTGGCCGAGCGGACCGGGGTGGCCGACCAGGTGAAGCTGGTCGGCGCGGTCCCGCACGACCAGATGGCCACCTGGTACCGCTCCGCCGACGTGGTCGCCTGCACCCCGCACTACTCCTCGGCCGGCCGGGTGTCGCTGGAGGCGATGGCCTGCGGCGTCCCGGTGGTCGGCTACGCCATGGGCGGCATCGCCGACGCGGTGGTCGACGAGGTGACCGGCAAGCTGGTGCCGCCCGGGGACGTACGCACCCTCGGGGTCACCCTGCGCCGGATCCTCGCCGACAACGCCGGGCGGTTCGCGTACGGGCACGCCGCCGTGGACCGGGTCCGGTGCAGCTACACGTGGGAACGGACGGCCGGCGCGCTGGAGCGGCTCTACGAGCGGGTGATCGGGCGCCGCAAGCCGGCCGAGCCGCCGGTCGCGGTCACGCGCCCCGTCGAGGTCGCCGCCGACCGGCGCGGACCCGTCGAGGCGGCCTGAGTCAACGCCGGGCGCGGACGGCCGAGCCGGCGCCGATCATGGCACGCTCCCGGTTCCGGGCCACCGCGTGGTGGTGCTGCGGCTCGGCGTACCTGGTCAGGCCGACCACCGCGACCAGCGTGGCCAGGAAGCCGACCCCGGCCAGCCACTCCCGGCCCGGCCAGATCCGGTCGTTGAGCAGCAGCAGGCCGACGATCGCCGCGGGCACCGCCCCGGCGGCGTCCATGGCGGCCACGGCGGCCGTGGTCGAGCCGCGCTGCATGGCAAGCCCGAGCAGGAGCTGGCCGACCACCGAGTGGGCGATCAGCAGGTAGAGCAGCGGGTCGCGGACGAACGCCTCCGCCGAGTCGGCCGAGGCGAGCGGCCGGGCCGCCACCGCGGCGGCGGAGAACGCCATCCCGGCCAGCGCGCCCAGCGCCACCGAGCCGGGCGCGCCGTGCAAGCGGGCGGCGAAGAAGCCGAGCACGGCGATCACCCCGAGCGCCACCGCCAGGCCGACCAGCCCGGCCGTGCCGAGCTGCCGGGACGGCGCCGGCTCGGCGGCCAGCACCAGCGCGATGATCCCCCCGAACAGGAGCACCAGCAGCGCCACCTCGGCGGCCGGCAGGCGCCACTTGAGCACCAGCACGCCGAGCACGGCGGTCACGCCCAGCCCGGCCGCCACGCTGGCCTGGACCAGGAACAGCGGCAGGTCCCGGCGGGCCAGGAAGGCCAGCACGAAACCGACCACCTGGCAGGAGAGCCCGACCAGGTACGTCCGGTGGCCGGCCAGCCGGAGCAGCAGCCCCGGGTCGAAGGTGTGGTGCACGGTGGTCCGCGCCGCGGCCACCGACTGGAGGAGATTGGCGAAGCCGTACGCGACGATCATCGCCGCCAGGAAGCACCAACCGGAGGACACCACCTGGCGAGGATAGAGGTTGCCGGCGGGTCAGCGCTCGGCCGGCCGGCCGAGCCGGGCCAGGATGTCGTCGTGCAGCGCGCCGTTGCTGGCGACGGCGCTGTGCTCGCCGGAGCCCTCCCCGGCCGGGGCCGGTCGCCCGGCCAGGTCGGTGACCGTGCCGCCCGCCTCGGTGACGATCGGGACCAGCGCCGCGATGTCCCAGAGCGACAGTTCCGGCTCCACCATGACGTCCAGCGCCCCCTCGGCCAGCAGCATGTAGCCGTAGAAGTCGCCGTAGGCCCGGCTGCGCCAGGCGTCCCGCATGATCTGGAGCACCGCGTCCAGCCGGCCGGCCTCCTCCCACCCGGTCAGGGAGGAGTAGCAGAAGCTGGCGTCGGCCAGGGTGGTCACCCCGGAGACCCGGATCGGCGCGCCGGAGGCCGCGTCGGGGCCGGCGAAGGCGCCCGCACCGCGGGCCGCCCACCAGCGCCGTTGCAGCGCGGGGGCGGACACCAGGCCGAGCACCGGCCGGTCACCCTCCAGCAGCGCGATCAGGGTCGCCCACACGGGTACGCCCCGGACGAAGTTCTTGGTGCCGTCGATCGGGTCGACGACCCAGCGCCGCCCGTCGGGGCCGGTGGCGGGCTGCTCGCCGTACTCCTCGCCGAGCAGGCCGTCGCCGGGGCGGTGGGCGGCCAGCAGGGCGCGGATCTCCCGCTCCACGGCCGTGTCCGCGTCGGACACCGGGGTCAGGTCGGGCTTCGACTCGACCCGCAGGTCGAGGGCGCGGAACCGGGCCGTGGCGACCGCGTCGGCGGCGTCGGCGAGCCGGTGGGCGAGGGCGAGGTCGTCGGCGTACCCGGTCATGCCGGACACGCTAGCGACGCCCGTGCCGCCGCGACGCGCGGGTGGCCCGGTTTCCGCCGCTCAGGAACCGGCGAGCGGGTCGCCGGGGTTCCGCTCCGGCTCGCGCACGTCGCCCTCGCCGCTGCGGGAGGCCAGCAGCCGGCGGTACGAGGCCAGCCGGCGCGGGTCCGCCTTGCCGGCGGCCACCCAGGCGTCCAGCGCGCAGTCCGCCTCCTCGGCGGTGTGCTGGCAGTTGGCCGGGCAGTCGACGGTCGCCTCCACCAGGTCCGGGAAGCCGTGCAGCAGGCTCTCCGCGGAGACGTGCGCCAGCCCGAAGCTGCGCACGCCCGGGGTGTCGATGATCCAGCCCGGAGCGCCCTCGGAGTCGGCGTGCGGGTGCGGGGGCAGCCCGAGCGCCACGGCGCTGGTCGAGGTGTGCCGGCCCCGGCCGATCGCGCTGACCGTGCCGACCGCCCGGTCGGCCTCCGGCACGAGGCGGTTGACCAGCGTCGACTTGCCCACCCCGGAGTGCCCGACCATGACCGACACCCGCCCGGCGAGCAGCGCGCGCAGCGCGGCCAGGTCCGAGTCCGGCCGGATCAGCACGTACGGCAGCTCCAGCTCGGTGTAGTAGCCGAGCACCGCCTCCGGGCCGGCCAGGTCGGCCTTGGTGAGGCAGAGCAGCGGCTCGATGTCGGCGTCGTACGCGGCCACCAGGCAGCGGTCGATGAACCCGGTGCGCGGTGGCGGATCGGCCAGCGCGCTGACGATCACGAGCTGGTCGGCGTTCGCCACGACCACCCGCTCGAGCCGCCCCTCGGCGGTGGTGGCGTCGTCCTCCGCCGTCCGCCGCAGCACCGAGCGGCGCTCGGCGATGCGGACGATCCGGGCCAGCGCGCCGGGGGCGCCCGAGGTGTCGCCGACCAGGCCCACGCGGTCGCCCACCACCACCGACTTGCGGCCCAGCTCGCGGGCCCGCATGGCGGTCACGGTCGGGGAGTCGGGCCCGGCGTCGAGGAACACGCAGGTGTAGCGCCCCCGGTCGACGGCGATCACGAACCCGTCCACGGCGTCCTCGTGACGGGGCCGGGTGCGCGTGCGCGGGCGCGACGACCTGCCGGGCCGGACCCGGACGTCGTCCTCGTCGTACTCCCGCCGCTTCGTCGCCAGGTCGTCCCCCCGTCGTCAGTTCTTGCCGGTCACCATCCCTGACCATAGCGCCGGGAACTCCGGCATGGTCTTCGAGGTGCACGACACGTCGTCGACCTCGATGCCGGGGACCGCCAGCCCGGCCACCGCCGCGGCGTGCGCCATCCGGTGGTCGTCGTACGTCCGGAAGGTCCCGCCGCGCAGCGGGCGGGGCCGGATCTCCAGCCCGTCGGTGGTCTCGGTGAGGTCCGCGCCCAGCGCGGCGAACTCCTTGGCGAGGGCGGCGACCCGGTCGGTCTCGTGCCCCCGGATGTGGCCCACGCCGGTCAGCCGGGACGGGGAGTCGGCCAGCATGGCCAGCGCGGTCAGCACCGGGGTCAGCTCGCCGACGTCGGAGAGGTCGGCGTCCAGCCCGCGGACCGTGCCGGTGCCCCGCACGGTCAGCCCGTCGGTGCCCAGGATCACTTCGCCGCCCATCCGGTGCAGCAGCCCGCGCAGCTGCTCGACCGGCTGGAGACTGCTGCGCGGCCAGCCCTGGAGGGTCACCTCGCCGCCGGTGACCAGGGCGGCGGCGAAGAACGGCGCCGCTCCGGACAGGTCGGGCTCGATCTCCCAGCCGCGGCCGGTCAGCGGGCCGGGCTCGACCGCCCAGACGTCGGGCGTGGTGTCGTCGACCGCCGCCCCGGCGGCGCGCAGCATCTGCACGGTCATCCGCAGGTGCGGGGCGGACGGCACCGGCGGCCCCTCGTGCCGGACCACCACGCCCCGGTCGAAGCGCGGCCCGGCCAGCAGCAGCCCGGAGACGAGCTGGCTGGAGGCGGAGGCGTCGATGACCACCTCGCCGCCGGTGACCCGGCCGGCGCCGAGGACGACCAGCGGCAGGCTGCCGACCGGCGGGGCGTCGATGCGGACGCCGAGGGAGCGCAGCGCGCCGATCAGCGGGCCGAGCGGGCGGGTCCGGGCGTGCGGGTCGCCGTCGAAGGTGACCCGGCCCTCGGCCAGGCCGGCCACCGGCGGCAGGAACCGCATCACCGTGCCGGCCAGGCCGACGTCGACGTGCGCCGGGCCGACCAGCGGGTGCGGCCGGACCAGCCAGCGGTCGTCGTCGGAGACGGACATGTGCGCGCCCAGCTCGCGCAGGCCGCCGGCCATCAACTCGGTGTCCCGGGCGCGCAGCGGCCGGTCGAGCGTCGACGGCCCGCTGGCCAGCGCGCCGAGCACCAGGGCCCGGGCGGTCATCGACTTGGAGCCGGGCAGGCGCAGCGTCGCGGCGACCGGGTCGCTCGCGGTCGGCGCGGTCCACGGCTGCGGCGGCCGCGTCGCGGTTCGATTCCCCACGCTCACATTCTGCCAACTCCGCGGGCCGGTGGAACCGCCCGTCGCTCCTGCTCCCGGTTGGCGGGACAGCCGGAACGCCGCCGGCGGGTTAGCGTTGGCGCCATGTGCGGGAGGTACGCGACGACCCGGAGCGCGGGCGACCTGAGCGCGCTGTTCGAGTCGTCCGACGAGACCGGCGGGGTCGGCCCGGACTTCAACGTCGCCCCGACCGATCCCGTGCCGCTCGTCCGGCTGGCTCCGGAGGGGCACCGGCTGCTCTCCGTCGGCCGCTGGGGGCTGGTGCCGCACTGGTCCCGCACCGCCGCCAGCGCCGCCCGCATGATCAACGCGCGGGTGGAGACGATCGCCACCAGCCGGGCGTACGCCCCGTCGTTCGCCCGCCGGCGCTGCCTGGTCCCGGCCGACGGCTGGTACGAGTGGGTCCGGCAGGCCGACGGCCGGCGGCAGCCCTATTTCATGACCCCGCGTGACGGTTCGGTGCTGGCCTTCGCGGGGATCTGGTCGGTCTGGGAGCCGGCCGGCGAGGCCCGGCTCACGTTCAGCGTGCTGACCACCGCGGCGGTCGGCGAGCTGGCCGAGGTGCACGACCGGATGCCGCTGCTGCTGCCCCGGGAGCGCTGGGCGTCCTGGCTCGGCGCCGCCGCCGAGCCCGCCGAGCTGCTCGCGCCGCCCGCCCCGGCCTGGTTGGCGGGGCTGGAGATCCGCCCGGTCTCGCCGGCGGTCGGCGACGTCCGCAACGACGGCCCGGAGCTGACCGCCCGGGTCCCCCTGGCGCGTGCGGAGGCCGAGACGGAAATGACCCTGTTCTGATCACGCTCAGCACATTGTCGTGTGCTGATTTGCCGGGGTTGCGCCTGAAACGTCGCCCGGCCGTTTAGCCATGTTTACCGGAGACCCTTGTCCCCGCCTGCGCAAGTGCGATAGAACACAGCGCCGGCGTTGGGGTCTGTTCGCACGGGGCGGATGACACCCATCGATCTTTCACGATCTTTGCCGGTCCCACGGGGGAGGTGGGTGTATTGACACGGGCACGCATGCCCCGCCCGCACGAGGTGGCCGCCGCGCGGCGAGATCCGCGACTGCTGCGGGCCCTGCGCGAGCGGCGCCACGACGAGGCGTGGCGGACCAGAGGAACCTGCCAGAGCGTGGATCCGGAGACGTTCTTCCCGGCGCCCAACGAACCGGCCGACGCGGCCGTGGCGCTCTGCCGCAGTTGCGACGTCCAGGGGTCCTGCCTCGCCTGGGCCCTGGAGGTGGGTGACTGCCACGGCGTCTGGGGCGGCACCACACCGCGCGAGCGGCGGGCCATGCTGGTCGCCTGGCGCAGCGAGGTGCGGCCGGATCCGGACGCCCTCGATGAGGCCGGCCCACCGGTCCGCGACCGCCTGCTCACGCTGGTGCCGTCGAGCTGATGTCGTTCTGACGTCGCCCGCGTCTCCCCGCCGGGAGACGCGGGCGACGGCGTTTCCGCACCGGGCGACCGCCGCGTGCGGGGCCGGCCGCAGAATGGGCCCGTGCGGCACAGTGACGAGATCGGGACACCCCGCGGACCGGCCCGGGTCCACATCGACCCGCCGGTGGCCCGCGGCGCCACCGTGGTGGTGCTCGGTCACGGGGCCGGCGGCGACGTGGACGCCCCGGACCTGGTGGCGGTCCGGGACGCGCTGGTCGACGCCGGCGCGGGTGTGGTCCGGGTGACCCAGCCGTACCGGGTCACGGGCCGGCGCGCCCCCGCCCCGGCCGGGCACCTCGACGAGGCGTGGACGGCCGTGCTGGCCGCACTCCGCACCCGCCACCCGGAGGCGGCCCGCTGGGTGGTCGGCGGCCGGTCCAGCGGCGCCCGGGTCGCCTGCCGCACCGCCCAGGCGGTCGGCGCGGCCGGCATCGTCGCGCTGGCGTTCCCGCTGCACCCGCCCGGGCGGCCGGAACGCTCGCGGGCCGAGGAACTGCGCACCGGCCTGCCCACGCTGGTGGTCAACGGCGACCGGGACCCGTTCGGGGTGCCCGAGCCCGGGCCCGGCGTCGAGGTGGTGACCCGTCCGGGTGAGCGGCACGACCTCCGCGGCGACCCGGCGGCCACGGCAGCCGTCGTCCGCGACTGGCTCCGGGCCCGGGGCTGGCTTCCCGCCTGACCGACCCCGCGATGTCGCCGGCGGCTCAACTCCGCAGGCCCGGGGCGCCGAGCGGCGGAGGGGCGACACGCGGCGGCGGAGAGGCCGGCGTGACCGTCGGTGGCGGCGGGTCGTTGCTACGGATGGTGTCGGGCGCCCGGTTCGGGCGTCCG is part of the Micromonospora halotolerans genome and encodes:
- a CDS encoding ATP-binding protein, which encodes MPTDVRCLVETDESSAVVRLTGVLDRAGLDAVRDALLARLWQRPGAAIVDLSGVRIADPAARGLLDEVHRVAVDWPAADLLVCDPTGQPEGGAPVHRSLDAAQAALGDAPQAAVLAADLPPVVAAAREARALVTEGCARWGVPELAEPASIAVTEMVNNVVAHAGTPMTVRVAPRDSALHLAVRDHSARRPAYAGLAPVTSTGGRGLLLIDTVARRWGSTPLPDGKVVWCVLHAEDEATLRN
- a CDS encoding SDR family oxidoreductase, whose translation is MPLTRSLDDATVVITGASSGIGAATAYALARRGADVVLAARTEEALRRVADRCRELGGRALVVPTDVTDPEAVERLAARAAGEFGRIDAWVNNAAVGTVGLFDEIPVSEFRRVVEVNLLGTVHGTRAALPWLDAAGGGVLVNNASVLAEVAMPYQSAYNATKHAIRGLADTVRQELRVTGRGHISLCTVLPASIDTPFFRHAANHTGRELTPPPPVYPPDLVAETIVRLLRRPRREAYAGGAARLMGLQWRLAPALAERALGWYTARTQFGPGVRLDATGNVFHADAAAERTDGWQGRRAQLIRLTAAFGLAAAGTAVGTMAAMSRRPRTER
- a CDS encoding glycosyltransferase; translation: MRVGLVCAHAGPSVDGPTVGTHQHIARVAAELAARGHDVRVYERRDAQGQESVDVDGYHLERVPVGPPAPLPTAELVPYVTEFGRWLAQRWSDDWAPEVVHGHYWVGGLAAAHAVRETDIPVVQTFHSLGVEQLRHLGGRYDGPGERIPLERALTRAVDIAVAQCNDEVDELTRMGLQRTSVAMVPTGVDTAQFHPDGEAAPRDQRARILSVGGLAAGHGQEDLIRAMRLVGDAELVIAGGPPAEQLADHAEARRLRELAERTGVADQVKLVGAVPHDQMATWYRSADVVACTPHYSSAGRVSLEAMACGVPVVGYAMGGIADAVVDEVTGKLVPPGDVRTLGVTLRRILADNAGRFAYGHAAVDRVRCSYTWERTAGALERLYERVIGRRKPAEPPVAVTRPVEVAADRRGPVEAA
- the hisN gene encoding histidinol-phosphatase — protein: MTGYADDLALAHRLADAADAVATARFRALDLRVESKPDLTPVSDADTAVEREIRALLAAHRPGDGLLGEEYGEQPATGPDGRRWVVDPIDGTKNFVRGVPVWATLIALLEGDRPVLGLVSAPALQRRWWAARGAGAFAGPDAASGAPIRVSGVTTLADASFCYSSLTGWEEAGRLDAVLQIMRDAWRSRAYGDFYGYMLLAEGALDVMVEPELSLWDIAALVPIVTEAGGTVTDLAGRPAPAGEGSGEHSAVASNGALHDDILARLGRPAER
- the rsgA gene encoding ribosome small subunit-dependent GTPase A; protein product: MFLDAGPDSPTVTAMRARELGRKSVVVGDRVGLVGDTSGAPGALARIVRIAERRSVLRRTAEDDATTAEGRLERVVVANADQLVIVSALADPPPRTGFIDRCLVAAYDADIEPLLCLTKADLAGPEAVLGYYTELELPYVLIRPDSDLAALRALLAGRVSVMVGHSGVGKSTLVNRLVPEADRAVGTVSAIGRGRHTSTSAVALGLPPHPHADSEGAPGWIIDTPGVRSFGLAHVSAESLLHGFPDLVEATVDCPANCQHTAEEADCALDAWVAAGKADPRRLASYRRLLASRSGEGDVREPERNPGDPLAGS
- the aroA gene encoding 3-phosphoshikimate 1-carboxyvinyltransferase translates to MGNRTATRPPQPWTAPTASDPVAATLRLPGSKSMTARALVLGALASGPSTLDRPLRARDTELMAGGLRELGAHMSVSDDDRWLVRPHPLVGPAHVDVGLAGTVMRFLPPVAGLAEGRVTFDGDPHARTRPLGPLIGALRSLGVRIDAPPVGSLPLVVLGAGRVTGGEVVIDASASSQLVSGLLLAGPRFDRGVVVRHEGPPVPSAPHLRMTVQMLRAAGAAVDDTTPDVWAVEPGPLTGRGWEIEPDLSGAAPFFAAALVTGGEVTLQGWPRSSLQPVEQLRGLLHRMGGEVILGTDGLTVRGTGTVRGLDADLSDVGELTPVLTALAMLADSPSRLTGVGHIRGHETDRVAALAKEFAALGADLTETTDGLEIRPRPLRGGTFRTYDDHRMAHAAAVAGLAVPGIEVDDVSCTSKTMPEFPALWSGMVTGKN
- a CDS encoding SOS response-associated peptidase, encoding MCGRYATTRSAGDLSALFESSDETGGVGPDFNVAPTDPVPLVRLAPEGHRLLSVGRWGLVPHWSRTAASAARMINARVETIATSRAYAPSFARRRCLVPADGWYEWVRQADGRRQPYFMTPRDGSVLAFAGIWSVWEPAGEARLTFSVLTTAAVGELAEVHDRMPLLLPRERWASWLGAAAEPAELLAPPAPAWLAGLEIRPVSPAVGDVRNDGPELTARVPLARAEAETEMTLF
- a CDS encoding WhiB family transcriptional regulator, which encodes MTRARMPRPHEVAAARRDPRLLRALRERRHDEAWRTRGTCQSVDPETFFPAPNEPADAAVALCRSCDVQGSCLAWALEVGDCHGVWGGTTPRERRAMLVAWRSEVRPDPDALDEAGPPVRDRLLTLVPSS
- a CDS encoding alpha/beta hydrolase family protein; this encodes MRHSDEIGTPRGPARVHIDPPVARGATVVVLGHGAGGDVDAPDLVAVRDALVDAGAGVVRVTQPYRVTGRRAPAPAGHLDEAWTAVLAALRTRHPEAARWVVGGRSSGARVACRTAQAVGAAGIVALAFPLHPPGRPERSRAEELRTGLPTLVVNGDRDPFGVPEPGPGVEVVTRPGERHDLRGDPAATAAVVRDWLRARGWLPA